acacacacacacactggcatacatatacacatagttCTAAGTCTCTTGCGTCTTGTCACACACACTTTGGTTTCCCGGGGCTATCAAAGTGCTGAGTGCAAACTCTCTCCTCCAAAACCTGTCACATGTCGCCAGAGGTGTCTCGATCCCCACAGTAACCCTCTGAGTTCCTGGCACAAGTACAAGTCATTATTTCCATTGTAAAGGTCAGAAGCTGTGCCACCTGACTTTAAAGTGGAGCTGAGTGGAGTCACCCCGAGACAATGACCAAAggtcagtttcctgttttgcCTCTTATACTGTAAGTATAGATTTCAGGAGGACGGGCTGCTCCCAGATCTGCCTTATGAGCCCCTTTTGGTCCTAGTGGCTTCTACACATGGAGGTTCACATAATTGGCTGCAGTGAGCTTCCTAATGAGCCTGAGGGCCTGTAATATGACACATCTTCAAGGAGAAATATTTTAATAGGGCAATTATGGCGACGAGgaggatgtttttatatagagtGAGTGATTGTTGTGAAGGGGCCCCGTGCTAAGGAATTCAATGGCATTTAACTCCATTATCTATTGTGTTGCTCAGCAGTGAGATTGTCAATGTGATTACAGTCTTATCTTTGTCTGAATGGTCCGACCCAACAGCGCAGGTCATATTTTGCTTAAGAGTTGTATCTAATATTATGCTGAAAGAAAGTGGATAACTGGATGTAGCCTAGACCCCCTGCTGGGATTTGACAGTTTAAGGTTGAACCCATGGATGAGTCCCTGTGCAAATTTGTTGAATCCAACTTCATAATCTGGAGTCACATATGATCTTAACGAATAGTGCATTATGCCGGCTGATGCATTTAAGAGCAGTGAATAATTAAAGAGTGCGGTTAAATCCGGCACAAAAACACAGCTCTGTTTAATTCAGCACAGTTCATATGCTCAGTTTCATCTGAAGATTTTGCCCCTGGCAATGCCTCCAACTCAACCAACCACCACCTCTGAACCACTCAGACTTACCAACCGCAAGACCAACCAGTCAGCTCTCTGACACTGACCGGGCTCGCCTGACTCATTTTAACAAAGCACCTCTCTCCCCTTCAATCATCCAAAGTGGTCTGACTATGGATGAGGTTAACTACAGCATGAGCCTCACTTCCAGGAGTCACCAGGGCCAATTATATCAGCCTGACTACTCTTCCCAACCTGAGCTCTATGGTGTGGAAAATGCAGTTCCACTGGCTGCATCACTGGGGACAGAACAGGCTAGTGCTGTCTGGTGCCTGAGCCAAGCGTAGGCCAATTTGGCATGCAGAGGTCTATGGAGAATAAGCCtgatgaaatatatatatgatcTTCTTCAAACATGTATTGTTCCGCGCTACTGTGTCTTATCAGGCTGGCTCCCTCCTGATGTCCTCCAGGCTTGGCAGAGCGAGACTCTACATCGCAGATCGTGAGGGGCCGATGCACAGGGAATGCTAAAGGTTGTCTCAGTGCTTCTTACGGTAAACAGCAGAGATGAGCCATATCTAGCCTGCTTATTGATTAAGGCACGTTCAAAGCACTGCAATCTCATGCAGTCAgttattcatgtgttttgagatgctggaaataaataaatcccacTCATGCAGATTTTTAAGGTGCAGTGCTACTTTTATCAGCTCTTATTATAGTTCAGACCAATTAAATTTGAATTGCATACACTCCATTTAACAATAAATAGCTTTGGCTTTTGCAATAGAAAAGATATCTACAATGTAGCTGTCTTTCTAGTACAGGGCCAAAACACATCTGTAGGACACTGTTGACCTCTGCCTGTCACAGGGGGAATTGCATCTTGTAATTTAAATTGAATGCCTAACCTGTTACAATATGTATTGCATTACCAGTCCCTCATATTGAAGGCAAAGTGGCccaaatctgatttattttgctCATATGTGActcaaatcagttttttttgtagcaACCAGCAAAAATCACATGGAATCTTTTCAATTCAGATTTGAGCAACTTTCATATGTGTCACTCACATTATGAATCTGCACAGAAGTAGCAGCCACTGATCCACAAAAAGCTATCATTCAAAATGCAGCTCTCTTTTTCCTTATCCTCATTATCATCTGCCTACAAATTTACTTGCTTCCATTATATGTCAACtgtaaattaaactgtaaatgcTGACTTCAGTGGCCTTCATGTTTACCTCCGTAAACCATCATgcaacatctttgttattgTTCTTTTGGGCATGTGGTAGCTCACCATGGAATATAATATTGGCCACATTTGATAtcaacatatacatatatatatgtatagtgaacaaccaaacaaaaacaacaaacctgcgcaataaatttgaattgaaCACTTGGGCACTGAAATGGAGAGATGAAATGTGTACCCTACAATAAAACAACCCTCTAAAAACATTTGCATTGTGCATATATACGATGTATAACAGATGTGTTGCAACATTGATTTCATAAGGCTTCATTAGGAAGAATACACTTTTGAACAGACAACATATAATTTATTAACCAATATGGCAATTTATACAGAGAAGCAACGGCAAAGGAAAGTTGTCAGTGATGATGCTTCTGCTTGAACTGTAATCCACAGTAGCCACATGTGCCCACCTTTGTGTCTTTatcctgaagaaaaaaaagacaaagtaaaaaaaaaaaaaatgaaggttAGTATATCTATAATTGGGGACTTTTGCAAGACGTGCAGTTAATGTTTTTCTAGGAATACTCAAACTATTGCAAATATCATAGAACATTATAACAGATTATCTCTTGTCTGGCATTTCCTCTCTTCAGGTTTTGTCAAAATGGACCACTTCAAATGATTTTTTCCCCATTTATATAGTGTGTGCAGGCTCTTACCAGGTTGATGTAGACTTTGGGATGGCCCAGGGCTCCTCCACCGCCATCACAGGACACCACTCTGGCCTGGACGTCAGTCACTGACTCCTCTGCCACCAACTTAATGGCAAAGTTTGTATTCACCTTGGAACAAACAATAtttaacaaacagacacagtgaGACTGCATGATTGATGTTTTGATTATGACGGCTATCCCCCTGTGTGTACCATCTATTCATTTTGCTAACATACATCCGGTTTTACATCCAGGGGAGCTGCTGGGGGCTTGTGTACTCTAAGCAGACGGGCACGTGACATATTTGTTCCATCCATTAACAtcacattgttttgtcttttataatGTGGTTCCTGTGGTGTGGGGTGGCAGtggctcagtccgtagggagttgggtcggtaaccggaaggttgctggttcaagtccacataaaagtatggtggtgggcacctgggcactgccaaggtgcttgAGCATGGCACCAAagccccaactgctcggggcttCGTTCTATGTGCAGatccctcactctgacatctctccattagtgcatgtataggtactgagcatgtgtgtgtatttgaggcctgtgtgtgtaataacgACCGAGTGTACAATGTAATtgccccttgtgggattaataaagtatacattattattattatttgggtGCTCAAGAATGAGAAAGAGGTGGATTCTGGGTCAGAATTACAGCTTAAGCTttgcaggtgtgtttgtgtgcgaaAACATACCAAATCTGTATACCATATTGATCacagaatacatttaaaatgtatacaatacatacaatatacatacaaatatacGTACAATTTTCCCGGAACACAATATTTAAATCTGGTTTGTTTTGATGCTTCTTACCTCTTTCTGTCTGCCAACGAACCTGGCTCTCCTGGGATCCTTTTCATCAAAAacctgagaaaaacacagtAACGCTGTCAATGTGAGGCAACAGACTGAAACCCAAATATTATAAGAAAATATTAATGAGCCCAGTGAAGTCACGAGTTGACGTACAGTAATGTCAACGGTCCTAGCTACTAGCtaactagtaacgttagctagctaagcttCACTGACGCTAAGCTAAGGTTAAATGTGAAGCAACAGACTGAAACCGAAAtgctaaaagaaaatatcaatgaGCCAATGGAAGTCATTTGGAGGGACGTAGCTACAGTAATGTCAATGGTCCTAGCTACTAGCTAGCTGGTAACATTAGCTCTAAGCTTCACTGACGCAAGGCTAAGCTAACGTTGGGGCACCCAGTAAAAGCGACACGAGAGAGTGACTTGTAACTTTACCTGGCCGGTGTGAGTGATGGGCTCGCCGGTGCTGGAAACCTCGAGGCTGTAGCGGCGAACAGGCACAGCAGACAGCCTCAAAGGTGAAACGAGCACCTTAGCATGTTTACTGAAGGACAGAACTCTAGCCACAGCGGTCGCCATGTTTACGACAGCCTGTTTTCCCAAGGTGCATTGCAGAGGACACTTGTAAAGGAAATTTACTTCCCTGAGTTTTGCCTCACTGGTTTAAAGTACTTACATTTCCAGTTAAATCGTTGCATGTTATAAAAGACAAACTTAAATCTACAGCAATTTTGGATTTAGACTCTACTCATGGCGATTGAGGCGAAATATGACCAAAGCCAGAGAGGGATAACTCCCTGACAGGCTAAACTGAGGGCAAAACATAATTCATGAAGCTCCAACCGGAAGCAGTTGTATGTATGCTCTCCACAAGCAAGAACACTTGTGCTATCGCGTTGTTGCCGGTAAAACGCAACATTCAGGGACATATCCCCTGTTTTAAACCTACAAGGGGTTTCTAAAAGGTTTGTTTACGTTCTTTGATTTTGTGATAAGATTGTCTTATGTGGTGGGCCGTGTTTTATGTCTGGCTTTGACGCAAGGAGGTCACTGCATGCTCGTCTCCATAGCATGTCTCGTAGCGATCATACAGTGGCGTCAAACTAGTAATTTAACGTTCGTCTATAACAGCTTTTATGTCACACAGGCCCGTGCAAGATGCATAACCATTCGCATTGAGATAAATGAATGGAAGAATGTATTGGTTTAGAGAAGGTCCGATACCAGTTTTTGCTTACCGACACCGATTCCGATTCTTGAACTTGCGTATCGTCCGATTCCGAGTACTAATCCGACACCAGTgtgatatattttattatgtcttAACAGCTCTATACTACTATCCCAGTATGGATGTGATAGGATTTGTTGtcgtctggctcaggttaaactctttgtgaaacgtgaacaaacacaaacaatgaacactGTAGatcttttatcatccagtttgacagtcagtcatatcggaaaaagaacataaatacaacTACTTCAacgtatatttaaaaaaaaagaaaaaactaaagaacGCATACACTTTACCCAGATAACTTTCTGCATACAGGCATATACAGTGTGTTTGCATATGCATTCATACACTTGCCTACATATATACGTACATGCCTACATATACCCATAAGGGTCAGTacttatgtactgtacactggCACCATAAGGTGAATACTCTGGTGAATAATGATGATAACcctaatgataataatgattgTCATCATCTCTATTATCAACATTTTCACAGAATAATACTACTCAATGTCTGGACTTATGTAGGGTCATGTCTTtgaaccctttttttaaatttgaaaacattCCTAATATGTTTTAATTCTTTGGTCATAACTTCACGCCACAGAAAGTAAAAGTATGCTTTTCATCATTGTGTTTCAGGTAGGTTGTTTCCAATTGAGTTTGCCTCGGAGGGCATAACCCCCTCCTTTGTCTCTAAACATGGTTTGTATGTTGGGAGGAAGTAGGTTATTTCGAGCTGTATAAGATGCTCAATGCTGTGGGAATCTGGCCGTAGATGTAGATTTGTAAGAGAactacatgtccctgttctacaggtattccacaagtgcccctcgtctagctaatcctgccttggactgaccaaagttggagaaagagttatctagctgatgtgaccTAGCTACTGATCATGTGCAGCTTCCAACAAAGATtggatagaagtgagatgtctcactctgtagctaaaacaagtgagatgtctcactctgtagctaaagcagagacccaaacacacagggtgaaaacggGATCTGCAGAAatctggtgttttttgaaaataacacCTTGTAAACCTATGCtagtacaacttcaaaatacaattacgaacctgaaaatgagcttaGCATATGGGTGCTTTAAGTCAGATCACAACATGACACAAACCCCAGACCAAATGTATAATTTGATGTGGTAAGATAATTATTTGCCACTGTAGATGCATATGAATTATGTCTCATTTCCCCTACGCAGCCTTTGACACCATGGCCTCCCTCCTCTTGAAGCACGTGGCTACCTCTCTGACTCGCCACATGGCCCAGATGAGCCGGTTCAACGGGGCCGCCTCCTCACCAGCAGCTAGTGCCTACAGATGTCTCTGCACCCTCAACACAGTCACCCGCACACTACTCCGCTCATCCACCGGAATCAGCTCCATCCAGCCCCCTTTGTCTGGCTCCTCGGCTCAGTGTGGACCATCTCTGTTGGGACAGTGTCAGCGTCTGCCCTGCGTCCAGCCTTCCGCGGGGATGAAAACCAAGTCTGCTCTGAAGAGGCGCTGCAAAGACTGTTTCATTGTTCGACGGAGGGGCCGTTTGTTCGTCTTCTGCAAGACAAATCCGAGACACAAGCAGAGGCAGGGCTAAAATGTTGAAGGAGTAATGAGAAGTATGCTTTGAGATTTTGAATTTAGGAGAACTGGGAAGCAAAAATAAACCGTTTGGATGAAGAATGTGCATAGCACTTTTCACTGCTCTTCTTTTCCCTCTTAACCCatatgttgtcttcccgtcaaaatctaaaatcaaatcttttgttgacactttttatcgaCATTTTcaacttatgtttttgtcccttttttcaacacttgtgaTGCTTTCttgaatatttgtcactttttttgacgttttcaacattagttttacagttaatttttgaatttatgttcaataaacctaatttataagAAAATTATACCcaacgtttgagttagaaatgcagaaattaggaattatttcaactaaaattaaaggaatggatgctgatggataattacagactggaaaatgtcaacttttactcaaaactatttcaaaaccacttcaattaagataataagacaccccaaaatttgCCAAAGCGCATTGTGTGGAATTAattgtgttattttgggtagttaaaatgAACATTGCATTCTGTTATCCATTGCACTCTACACTTCTACATTTGAACATGGCTAAGCTGACAAGAAGGAGTTGGTTGAGTCATGAACACTGTGTGAGCATTGTGGAAGTAGCCTACGTGCTAACACTGCTGTGGTGATGGCTCTACCAACTCCTTGTCTGCAGGCTGGAACAGGGTTTGTTATGGTTCTTGGTGCAGGTTGGCCTAGTTAGTTTTTGTTGCCATTggtggagcctgggctgtctacagagagcgttttttttttacagtttgttcaggggacaggctaGCCTGACGTCGTCATACCAGTCAGAATATGAACTGCCTGACCTCAAAtgatgtgggcggggctaaattcAGCAAATGGCTGCCAACTCTTGAAATGTTTTAGCCCAAAAAACGCTTAGAGCGCCtcaaaccctcatgttgtcctcgggtcaaattgacccgttttcagatattagtgttctttttaactacccaaaataacatgattaattcCACACAATGCGCTTTGGCAAGTGCAAATCTCTATAATGTTGGGGTGTCTTATTATCTTAACtgaagtggttttaaaatagtattgacTAAAAGTCTATTCCAGTCtgtaattatccatcaacatacattcctttaattttagttggaataattcctaatttctctcATTTCTAACTCAACTATTAGGTATGATTTTCTTACAAAttaggttcattgaccataaattccaaacataactgtaaaactaaagttgtgttgaaaaaaaaaagtgttcaaaaaagtgacaaatattcaaaaaagcatcaaagtgttgaaaaaaagggacaaaaacataagaagttaataacgTCGATataaagcgtcaacaaaagttttgattttcgattttgacgggaagacaacacgagggttaagtaaaAATTATAGTATTACCCTTCTCCTggtgaatagaatagaatgccttttattgtcattatacacatgtacaactaaaacttctaaataaataaaggcctagTCAGTAGGCTTTGGAACTACTGGGATATGCACAAATATTAAAGGTTTGACTTGAAATGTGAAAAGTGCATTTATTAGTTTCTCTTTGGACCAGTGCAAACACAGTCTTACTTTTCATTCACAGCATCatgttcaaagtcaaagtacttttattggtctccctaaggagaaatttgcATTGGACACGGAGCAACTTGGCTAcaagagttacagacacaacgacaagcacagggttaaaaaacaattaaaaaacaaatatacaattAACATATGGGCTACTCGAGGGCCTGTGCAAATAGCAGATTTACGATTTCCTAtactaaataagataaaagccatatttcaaagacaaaacCAATTTCATTCTTTCATCACAGTCACAGATACACCTTAAAAATATTCATAGTCATACTTCCATCtctgctcattaatgagctttaCTGCGACAGGGACAAATGAGTGCTTATACCTGTTATGTTGCACAGCAGTCACCTGATTATAACCAAAACAGTCAGCAAATGGGATGAATAATCATGGGAGTAAGATTTTTCCTGTTCGTGGGATTAAGATGCCTAACTTGGAGCCAATATTTTATCACACAAACATTAGTTTTGTCAGATTCCTTTCCATCGTGTTTCCACATGAGGGAGCCAAAGCATGCTACGTGAACACAATCCAAATTTGCCATGGAGTTGTCAAACCAGACTGGGTTGAAAGGTGTTTGGCAACAAACCTACGATTTCCACCCCTAAAGGTTAATATTTACTCACGGTAGAACAAGGAACACTGGCTTGTGTGCACTTATACTATACTTTTGCATTtgaatttttgtatttttgtacaaCCAATTCAGAGGACCTTTAGGAGGGCATTGAGCCAGTATTTATCAACTATTCATGGACAAACCGTATGCTTTCTGTGCGGCTCCAAACATGTTACCTCACAGCCTGCAGGCAGCAGAGATAGTAAAGTACTGCAATGTGATGAAATGTAGAGCATATTTCAGTAGGTTGGATTATTCCTTTGAAAGAAATAATAacgtatactttattaatcctgcaaggggaaattacaatgttttcactctgttgttattacacacaagcctgaattacacacacatgctgagtaactatacatgcactaagtggagagatgtcagtgtgaggggggctgcccatggaaaagggggttcggtgccttgctctaGAGCGCctcggcagtgcccaggaggtgaaccaCAGCACCACAGTCTGTTTAAATGGGCAGTCGCTGTTATCTGAAACTTAAAGACAGTGCTGAAATTGATGGGTGGATCAAATGCAGCAGGAAACTCGACTTCAAATGCATACTGAATCTCACCCAAACATCTCAAACACACATCCAACAGAAAGCCTTTACCATCATCatgtttttgagtgtgtgttcctgtgtgttgGAATTGTCATATTCAGTGCATTTAACGTCTTAAAGATGTATAGTTGTATTTTTAAGGAGTTAAAGTGGTTGATTTTTATTCTAAGATTGGATTGGGCACTCACTATTATGAGGGAACGTCATGTGAAACGGGCGCGAGCGTGGGCGCATGCATGTGCCACCAGGTTTCCAGATTTTGCCgttgctttcaaaataaaagcttgaacACGATGCCGCCCACAGTATTTGCCAATGTAGCTAAGCTTAatacatattttgaaaaactaaatttCATTCCAAATTTTAGAGAATTATTGttacaaatgtcttttttcattttaaagatgAAGCAAATTCTGGATTCGCAAACATGCTCAGCTACAATATTTTGGAACATTCATCGAGGTACTCTCTCAAACTTGCatcaacctttttaaaaaattgcttTTGCCTGTCATCCCACCGTTTTGACCTGCAAAACCCTACGAGAGAGCAGTTTGTTGTCATGGTCATATTAAATACATGCTTTAAATATATGCTGCATTGTCTCAATGCCTGCAGCCTGGCACCATGGATGTGTATTAACCTTCatattgtccttgggtcaaatttgacccgttttcagttattattgttcatttttggcacaaaaaataggctgtcgaaataagcgctgaaaatgtcagcaataaaaatatcaattttttttgttgcaaaaacataaaaaaaagcacccacaacattgaaaaagtgacaaaaatgtaggtaaaagttgaaaaaaagtgaccacgtttttttttcatggttgaagaaaacacaagggttaagagaaaCGGCAATAGTATGTATGTGGACTATAGACAATGGCtgtatatttacagtctatggtatgGACATGTTATTATTTTGTCTATAGGTACAGATAGGTACAGCCcctttattttgaaactttCACCGGAAGTAATGTCTTACAACCGGAAATCACGTCGTTTCATCTGACTAACAAGCGCTTAAGTCCTCAGTCCTCGCTCCCCGCCCGCCTAGCATCATTCTCCCCTCTCGTCAGAGGAGGGTGGACCGAAAGCAGGAGAAGATACTCGCCTACATCATCAAAACCGAGAAGGAAACCAACGTTACGGGACATTTTGGACTCgccttttatttcattttttattttggtgcgttAGTTCCTGTCGTCTGCAATGAAGTCGTCCAACAGTCGTCCCTCCAGAGTGGGTAGAAACCCCTTCGTCCACGAGCTCCAATTCACCATGACAGAGAAAATAAAGGTAAGACAATTTAGCTGACAAATTAGCAATTAATATTCAAATGTTCAAGTCGCCTGGCTAGCTTTAGCTAGGCTATGCTGTGGACCGTATGGAGTGTATTAATATACCCAAACTCTACCCACCTTGTTAGGGCTGACAGACACTTCTATCATGTCCTGTTTTGTGGGCCAATTTAAAGATGGTGATATCATATGACGTGTCTAATTTGGGTTCCAAAACATCATTGGAAAGAAGAAGTACTTTAAATTCAGGAGCAGTGGAAGAGTCTTGTGACTATCTTGGAAATGTAGTTCCTCAATGTGTTCCTGGTTGTAGTCCTAGTGGGGAGCAAGGCTCACATTGAAGTGGTCTGTGAAAGATGTCAACAAACACTTGAACAGTGAAATGTTtctttatatacatacatacattcattcaaacctttatttaaccaggatataaaactccttgagattaaaaatctcttttacaagagtgtcctggcaagtggcagcagcgcggtttcaaatagacacagagacacttctaggtaaatatataatatacatagaCACACTTTGACTcataatattcaaacaacaatgtcatcataaacaactgggtcctaaatcaatttaaaaacggtgacatacagactgcctTTCTGTAAGGTCCTTTTAACAatcatttaaaagaataaagttAAGTAAGGTAAACCTTACATCATTTCATAGCTCAATGTAATGCATGCCATTTGTTACCTTAGGATTTGCCTTAGTATTCTTGTCTTAATATGGGTTTGTATTGTCCTGAAAACAACtatatgggtccatggtaaatcCTGTCTTTGTGTCCTTTTGTAGGGTTGGTATATCCACAGAGATAAGAGTAGAGCACCACCTGTGCAGCCTTACATTTATCTCAGATTTAGGAAGGacacaaatattttttacacacgggcatttcacacacacacacac
Above is a window of Etheostoma spectabile isolate EspeVRDwgs_2016 chromosome 14, UIUC_Espe_1.0, whole genome shotgun sequence DNA encoding:
- the mrpl36 gene encoding large ribosomal subunit protein bL36m, which encodes MASLLLKHVATSLTRHMAQMSRFNGAASSPAASAYRCLCTLNTVTRTLLRSSTGISSIQPPLSGSSAQCGPSLLGQCQRLPCVQPSAGMKTKSALKRRCKDCFIVRRRGRLFVFCKTNPRHKQRQG
- the ndufs6 gene encoding NADH dehydrogenase [ubiquinone] iron-sulfur protein 6, mitochondrial, with amino-acid sequence MATAVARVLSFSKHAKVLVSPLRLSAVPVRRYSLEVSSTGEPITHTGQVFDEKDPRRARFVGRQKEVNTNFAIKLVAEESVTDVQARVVSCDGGGGALGHPKVYINLDKDTKVGTCGYCGLQFKQKHHH